CCTTCCGAAACTCTGCCACCGAGGGCGGCGTGCAGTTGCGCTACAGCCTCACGCAGTAAAGTTGAGCTGGCAAGGCCGGCGGGTGGGAGCGGGGCGAGCTGGCCCCACCCGCGGCCTGGGCCAAAACAATTTCGGCTCAGGTGTCTTCCCCAAGGATGGATTGCCTAATTTTGGCTCAACCTATCCGTACACCTCACCACCCCACCATTTTCTATGAACCTGCCCGCCACCCTGCACTACACCAAGGACCACGAATGGATTCGCGTTGAAGGCGATGTCGCCTACGTTGGCATCACCGACCACGCCCAAAAAGAGCTGGGCGACATCGTGTACGTCGACATCGACACGCTCGACAAGGACGTGGCCCGGCACGACGTGTTTGGCACCGTGGAGGCCGTGAAAACCGTTTCGGACCTGTTCAGCCCCATCACCGGCACTGTGCTCGAAGTGAACAACAAGCTGGCCGACTCGCCCGAAACCGTGAACTCGGACCCCTACGGCGACGGCTGGATGGTGAAGATTTCCATTGCCAACCCCGAGGAGCTGAACGACCTGCTGACCGCCGAAACCTACGGCGAACTGGTAGGCGCCTAAGCCCGGCCGTTCGGCCTCCTTGCCCATGCTACCCCTCGGCAAGCCGGAGCGGCCGGCCCCGCGCCCGTATGCGGCCCTCCCGCTGGGTTGGGCCGCCGTGGTGCTGGTGCTCACCCTCACGCCTGCCGATAAGATGCCCATCACGCCCGTTTGGGAGCTGTTGTCGTTCGACACAGCCGCCCACGCGGGCGTGTTTTTGGTGCTGGCCGGCTTGAGCTGGTTTTCGCTGCGGCGGCAGCGCCGCTGGCCGACGCTGGCCCTCCGCGCCGGGCGGGCCGCGCTGCTGAGCAGCATCGTGTTCGGTGGGCTGATTGAGGTAATGCAATACAATATGGCTCTGGGCCGCCACGGAGAATGGACCGACTTACTGAGCGACGCCATCGGCGCCGCCCTGGCGGTGGGCGTGGCCACGGCCGGGGCCGCGCGCCTGGGACGCCGCCCGCCGCTCCGGGTTTCGACTTGGGTTGGGCTGCTGCTAGCCGGCGCGGCGCTGGGCGCCTGGCCCGCGCCGGTGGCAGCTCAGGACCTAGTCCGAGCGCGTCATACCATCAAGAAGCTGGCTTCGCCCTGCTTGCACGGCCGGGGCTATGTAAAGCACGGCGAGCATAAAGCGGCTGCCTACCTGCGGGGCCGTTTCCGTGAATTGAAGCTGCAGCCGTTGGCTCCGGACTATACCCAGCCGTTTGCCTTGGACGTGAACACGTTTCCGGGGAAGCTACAGCTCGATGTAATGCCCTTCGGCCCCCTGCGCCGGATGCCTCAGGCCAAGCATCTGCAGCCGGGCCGGAATTTTATCGCCGCTCCCAATTCGGGTAGTGGCAAGCTGGATTGGGGGAGCCGGCTGGTGCGCCTCGATACGCTGGCCTTCACCGATTCCCTGGTACGCCAACGCAGCATAGCTCAACTTACCCGCTTGCCCGGGGCCGTGCTGCTCACGGCCCGCGTCGAAAGCCAACTGGCCCACTGGCCACACCTGCGCCAGGCCCTGGAAACGGCCGCCGCCCGCATCACGCTCGTGCCCAAGCTGACGGCCTTGCTGGCCAGCGAGCAAAGCGCCCAGGTAAAGCTGCTGGCCCTGCCCACCGCGGCCGCTTGGCCGGCCGCGACCACCGTGCCTAACCAGATGAAAAGCGTGCACTTGGAAGTCGAGGCCAAGCTGATTCGCCAGTACCAAACCCAGAACCTGGCCGCCATCGTGCGCGGCAGCGTCCAGCCCGATTCGTTCCTGGTGGCGACGGCGCACTACGACCACCTGGGCCTGATGGGCAAAAGCACCTACTTCCCCGGAGCCAACGACAACGCCAGCGGCGTAGCCCTGCTGCTGGAGCTGGCCGCGCACTACGCCCGCCCCGAAAACCGGCCGGCCTACTCCGTGGTCTTCCTGCTGTTCGGGGCCGAAGAAGCCGGGCTGCTGGGCTCCACCTACTTCGTGGCGCACCCGCTGGTGCCGCTCAAGAGCATCAAGTTTCTAGTAAACCTGGACTTGCTGGGCACCGGCGAGCAGGGCGCCACCGTCGTCAACGGCAAAGTATTCGAGGCGCCCTACCAGCGCCTGCTGGCGCTCAATGAGGCCCATCATTACCTGCCCGCGCTGGGCGCCCGCGGCCGCGCCGCCAACTCCGACCACTTTCCTTTTTCCGAAGCCGGCGTGCCTGCCTTCTTCATCTATACGCGCGGCGGGAGCACCGCGTACCACGACGTGAACGACCGGCCGGAAGCGTTGTCGCTGGCGGGCTTTGCCGGAGCGTTTGGCCTGGTGCGCGACTTCCTGAACGAGCTGGGCGCCGCCCGATAGCGCACAAAAAAGCCTCTGCAGGGACTGCAGAGGCTTTTCGCTAACGAATAATTATAACGAGTGGGGTTGCTTAGCCTTTGGCTTTCACCGACAGCATGATTTGCTTGGCGATGGGCTCCCATTCGGGCTTCTGGCGGTCGGCGCAGTTGAAGGTGCAAATCATCAGCTTGCCTTCCACATCGGTGAAGAACACCAGCGTGTAGACTTCGTGGCCCATCTCCGGCTTCATGAATTCCATGTAACCCACCTTGCGGTTGTTGATGTTTTTCACGCCGTCGCCAAACCACGTGGCGTCTTTGTACTGCTTGTGGTAGGTCTTGCCAAACGAGGCGGCGTAGATATCGACCATGTCCTGGTCGGCGTCGTTGTCGCTGTAGTTGAAGGCCAGGCTCACCAAATTGTTGTTGGTGAAAATAACGCTTGGGCGGCTCTGGGCTTTGGCGTAGGCGAAATCCATCTGCTCTTCGGTCATCACCTCAAAGCCTTTGGGAATCAGGATTTCCACCCGCTCGCTGAGCACGCGCTTCTTAACCAGCTCAATTTCGGATGCCGGACGCGCAGCCGTAAGTAACAGTCCCAGGATACAGAGTAGAAGTGTAGATTTCATACTAATGGGGATAAAAAGTGAGTAACTAAAAAGACTTTCTTGGAACCAAGTTAGATACAATAATCATGTATCCAAGTTTTCGAACACAAATATTGCAATTATTTTTTAAAGACGCCGGTTTGCCCCGGCAACTTTTTAAATAACATCCTAAGATTCGGTGAATTGTAGGCAACAGAAAACGTTGAACGCTGCAAGTCAAATCTCCGGCCAACTTTGTTTGTCTAGGTTGTAGATTGTAAATTTTAGTTTAAAAATCCTATTTCATCCCGTAAGAGAAGCATGCGGGTTACTGCGGCCTGCATCCAAATAGTTCTAAACCGGTAAAATATTGTATTCCTAAAGAATGTTATTTAGCTGTTCTTTTATTTTTTCCAGCTCCTCTTTCATGCCCACCACCAAGTGCTGCACGGTTGCATCGTTGGCCTTGGAGCCGATGGTGTTGATTTCGCGGCCGATTTCCTGGGCCAGAAAGCCGAGCTTCTTACCTACGGCCTCGTCGGGTTGGTGGATTGCCTGCTCGAAATATGCTAAGTGGGCCGCCAGGCGCACTTTCTCTTCGGCGATGTCGAGCTTTTCGATGTAGTAGAGCACCTCCTGCTCGAAGCGCGTGGCGTTGAACTGCTCGTGGCTGGTGAGCTCGGCCAGGTGGCCGGCCAGGCGCTGGCGCACGTGCTCGATGCGGGCGGGGTCGTGTTCCTCCACGGCGGCCAGCTGCTGGCGGATGGTGGCCACGTAGCTCAATATCTCGACGGTGAGCGTGGTGCCCTCGTCTTGCCGAAACTGCTGGATGGCGGCAACGGCTTCGGTGAGCAGCGGCTGCAGCTCCGCCCAGGCCACTTCTTCGGCGGCGGGCTCGGCGTCGCGTGCTTCGGAGGCGCTGGGAATCACGCCCGGCAGGCGCAGGGCAGCCAGCAGGGTGTCTTCGCTGGTGGGCAGGCCCAGGCTGT
This region of Hymenobacter sedentarius genomic DNA includes:
- the gcvH gene encoding glycine cleavage system protein GcvH encodes the protein MNLPATLHYTKDHEWIRVEGDVAYVGITDHAQKELGDIVYVDIDTLDKDVARHDVFGTVEAVKTVSDLFSPITGTVLEVNNKLADSPETVNSDPYGDGWMVKISIANPEELNDLLTAETYGELVGA
- a CDS encoding YicC/YloC family endoribonuclease; this encodes MLISMTGYGQAHREADSYTAAVELRSVNSKTFDLTLRLPRFLMPHELEIRNTLAKALLRGKVNLNLDFVRPAAARAAATLNKEALVAAFQELKSVADSLGLPTSEDTLLAALRLPGVIPSASEARDAEPAAEEVAWAELQPLLTEAVAAIQQFRQDEGTTLTVEILSYVATIRQQLAAVEEHDPARIEHVRQRLAGHLAELTSHEQFNATRFEQEVLYYIEKLDIAEEKVRLAAHLAYFEQAIHQPDEAVGKKLGFLAQEIGREINTIGSKANDATVQHLVVGMKEELEKIKEQLNNIL
- a CDS encoding VanZ family protein: MLPLGKPERPAPRPYAALPLGWAAVVLVLTLTPADKMPITPVWELLSFDTAAHAGVFLVLAGLSWFSLRRQRRWPTLALRAGRAALLSSIVFGGLIEVMQYNMALGRHGEWTDLLSDAIGAALAVGVATAGAARLGRRPPLRVSTWVGLLLAGAALGAWPAPVAAQDLVRARHTIKKLASPCLHGRGYVKHGEHKAAAYLRGRFRELKLQPLAPDYTQPFALDVNTFPGKLQLDVMPFGPLRRMPQAKHLQPGRNFIAAPNSGSGKLDWGSRLVRLDTLAFTDSLVRQRSIAQLTRLPGAVLLTARVESQLAHWPHLRQALETAAARITLVPKLTALLASEQSAQVKLLALPTAAAWPAATTVPNQMKSVHLEVEAKLIRQYQTQNLAAIVRGSVQPDSFLVATAHYDHLGLMGKSTYFPGANDNASGVALLLELAAHYARPENRPAYSVVFLLFGAEEAGLLGSTYFVAHPLVPLKSIKFLVNLDLLGTGEQGATVVNGKVFEAPYQRLLALNEAHHYLPALGARGRAANSDHFPFSEAGVPAFFIYTRGGSTAYHDVNDRPEALSLAGFAGAFGLVRDFLNELGAAR